DNA from Terriglobia bacterium:
GACCCCGGGCGAGGCCTACTACATCCGGATGAAGACGACGGTCAACTACGTACCGTCCCACTATTGAGCCAGGGGGAGGATAAGTAATCATGACGAAAGCGATGAGACTCTTTGCGGTGCTTGGCGTGGCGGTGCTGCTCCTTGCCGCTACGAGCCCGGTTTCGGCAAATTGCAACCCGGGCAAGACCATGGGCCAGCTCTCGGATCAGCGCCCCTACCAGTACACGTTCATGTCCGGCGCCGTCGTGGATACGCCCGACGTGATCGGCCGGTTCTGGCAGGCCGGCGCCCGCACCTCGGCCAACGAGGGGACCGCCACCGCCGCGTTGTGGCTCCTTCCGTTCGGCCCGGACCACATAATGTACTTTTTCCTGGGCGATGAGACCGTGACCGGCTGCCCGGCCGGCGACCTGATCACCCTGATCCAGAGCCCGGCGACCGATGGGCGTGGCGCGTACTTTGCCGTAGCCCGCGTGACCGAGGGGCTCGTCAGCTCGATGAGCTTCGATTACACCGAGACGTCGACCAACGGCTTCCACATGAATCGGCTGCCCCATCCGGGCGTCGCCGTGACCGGCAAGGCAGGCTCGGTCCTGACCATGAACGTGACCATGCCGGACATTAGCACGCTGACCGACTCTCCCAGCCGGACGTTCTGGGGGAATAACGGGGTGCTGGCTTCCACCACGATCACCGGCATGCGGCTGCTGAGCGCGCTTGGAAACAACGGTGCGCCGCCGTCGCCGCTCGCGAGCGGGTGGACCAACACCACCCTGAGGACGACCGGCGCCGCCGGTGGTCCGCTCACGGGCTTCCAGTTCACCTGCCCGGCCTCAGGGAGCCAGGACCTCTACCTGGCCGTCCAGCTCGAGCTCGATGGCGCGGCCGTGCTGAGCGACTACGTAGGCGAGCCGACCCAGGTGCGGTGCAACTCGGGCCTGGCGATCCCGCCGGTCAAGGAAAAGAAGCCGAAGAATCACTGATCTCGGCTGATCTCAGAGAGCAAGACGAGAAAGGGCCGCGGGGGCAACCCCGCGGCCCTTTCGTATGAGCCGCGCGTTGTCCTTCGCGCTCCGCTCGTCTAAGATCTCATCATGCGAAGAATCGTGCTCGCGGCCATCTCTTTTCTGCTCGCGATCGCGCCCGGGTGCGGGCCTTCACCGAACGGGACCGGCGCCGGCGGCGCCGCGTCCGGGCCTCCGCGGAGCGTCGTCCTGGTCACGGTCGAGGCGATCCGGCCCGATCTCCTCTCGACCTACGGCGGCGACGTCCCGATGCCCGGCCTCGACCGTCTCGCCGCGCGCGGCGTCGTGTTCGAGGACGCCGCCACGGTTTGCCCGATGGCCCGCCCCTCGCTCGCCACGATCATGACGGGCCTGGCGCCCGACCGGAGCGGCGTCAGGGACGACGTGACCGACCGCCTTCCCGCGGACGCGACCACGGTCGCGAGCCTGTTCAAGGCGACGGGGCACGAGACGGCTGCGTTCGTCACGACCCCGTTCGCCTCGTATTCCGCCGGCTTCGACCGCGGCTTCGGCCTGTTCGACGGGCCGGACGACGACGCGGTCGGGCCGGCGCGCTACCTTCCGCGGGCCTCCCGGGGCGAGAGCGCCGCGGGGAACTTCGCGAAGTGGATCTCCGGCCTTGGCAAGGAAAAGACGCTGTTCGCCTGGGTGCACCTTGCCGACATGCAGTGGGCGACAGGTCGTAGAGGCGCCGAGGGGCCCGACAAGGTCTACCGGGCCTGGCTCCCGGCGACGGACAAGGCGATCGGCCAGATCGAGGACGCGATCGAGAAGGCCGGGCGCTCGGGGGGGACCGAGATCCTGGTGGTCGGGACGCACGGAACGCACCTCGGCGAGGACGGGGCGCTGGGCGGCTCGTTCTGGCTCGACGCCGCGACGCTCCGCGTGCCCCTCGTGTGGGCCGGTCCCGGAGCCGAGTCGCTCCGCTCGAAGGGTCAGAGGGACGAGCGGAAGGTGTGGCTCCCGGACGTGGCGGCGACCCTGGGGGCACTGGCGAACGGCCGGCTGGGCGGCCGGGCCGAGGGAATTGACCTTCGCGGGGAGGCGCGGGCCGCGCCCGCCAGGACGCGGTTCGCCTGGACCTGGGCACCCGACGACCAGCTTGCCTGGCCGCCGCTCACGGCGGTCGAAGAGCGAGCGGCGGGTTGGAGGGCCTTCGACTCGACGGCGTTGTCCGATCCGTCCCCGTCGCAGGACGGCGCGAAGGCGGCGGCGGCGGCACGTCCGGCCATGCCACGGAATCTCCGGCTGTCGCCCGAGATGCGCCAGGAGGTGCTCGACGCCGGCGTCGTCCTGGGTCGCGAGGCGCCCATGACGGCGCCCGCGCCAGAGCGACGGAATGGGATCATCGAGAAGATCCTGGCGCTCCGCCAGCTCGCGGCGGGCCCAGGGCCTCGGAAGGCGGCAGCGGAGTTCGAGGAGATCGAGAAGAGCCTGCCCGACAACTTCGCCGCCCTCACGCACCGGATCCAGGTCGCCGTCTCGTTCGAGCAGAAGGACACCGCCGCGACAGTCGCCTCGCGACTCCTCGCGTCCTATCCCGAGCGGCCGGAGTCGCTGCACTGGGCCGCACACGCTTGGTGGCTCGCGAAGGACTACGCGAAGGTGCAAGCCCTCCTCGACGCCACGGTCTCGCTGGGCAGGGTCGAGCCCGAGGTCTACTACGACCTGGCGTGCGTTCGTGCGCTGCAGAAGGACCCCAACGGGGCGATGGAGCACCTTCGCGAGGCGGTGGACGCGGGTTACAGGAACTGGTCCTGGATCGAGCGCGACCCCGATCTCTCGTCGGTTCGGCCGGATCCGAAGTGGGCCGAGTTCCTCAAGGCCCACGGGCGATGATCCCACGAGGGATCGTCGTAGCGGCCGCCGCGATCGCGATGGCCGTGCCGGTCCTGCTCGGTGGATGCGGCCGGGCGCCGGACACGAGGGGGATCCTCCTCGTCACGCTCGACACGACGCGGGCCGACCGAATCGGCTGTTACGGGTACCGGCCCGCCTCGACGCCGAGCCTCGACGCGCTCGCCGGAGTCGGCACGCGGTTCGATCTTGCGATCGCGCCGGCACCGGTGACGCTGCCGTCCCACGCCTCGATGTTCACCGGGAGCTATCCCCCGGTCCACGGCGTCCGGTACAACGGGATGTTCCGCCTCGGGCCTTCGAGCCGCACGGTGGCCGAGATCCTCCGCGACGCCGGTTGGGCGACCGGCGCGGTCCCCGCGGCGTATCCGGTCCACGCCGGGAGCGGGCTCGAGAGGGGATTCGCGTCCTACCAGGACCTCTTCAGCGAGCCGGGCGCGAAAGACCTCCCGCCGAGCACGGAGCGAAGCGCCGAGGACGTGACACGGCTGGGAATCGAGTGGCTTCACGCGCGCGGCAAAGGACGTTTCTTCCTCTGGCTCCACTACTACAGCCCCCACTTCCCGTACGAGCCTCCGTTCCCGTTCTCGTCGCAGTTCAGGGACCGTCCGTACGACGGCGAGATCGCTTACGCCGACCGGGAGATCGGGAAGGTCTTCTCCGCGCTCCGGGAGATGGGGCTCTGGGACGCGACGCTGATCGTGGTCGCCGGCGACCATGGCGAGGGCCTCTACGAGCACGGGGAGAAGCAGCATGCCGATCTCGTGTATCAGAGTACCCTTCATGTTCCCTTGATCGTGAAGGCACCGGGGCAGGGGACCGTGCGCGTCGTGCGCGAGCCCATCTCGCTGGTGGACGTCGCGCCGACGATCCTCGACTTCGCGGCAGCGAGCGTGCCTCAGGGGGTCAACGGTATCAGCCTGCGGCCAGCGCTCCGGGGCGGCAGCCTGCCCGCCCGCAGCATCTACTTCGAGAGCGTCGTGGGGTCGCTTCTCTACGGCTGGAGCCCGCTCGAGGGACTGCTTCGCGGCCGGTGGAAATACACGCGCGCGACGTCCCCGGAGCTGTTCGACATCGCGGAAGATCCGGGCGAGGCCAACAACCGTTTCCTCCTCGATCGACAGGTCGCGGACGATCTCGGCGCCGTGCTCGCGGCGGATGTCGCCGAGTGGGCCAAGACCAGCGCACGGCCCGAGACCACCGCGGCGCCGCTCGACCGCGACGCTCTGGAGCGGCTCGCTAGCCTCGGGTACGTCGGGGGCACCGTCACGACCGCGACAAGAGGGGGACCCGACCCTCGCACCCTCGTCCACCTCGAGGGGGCGCTCCTGTCGATCAGGGACGCGATGACCGCGAAGGAGTATCGCGGGGCGCTGGAATTGTGTCAGGGGATCCTGAAGGCCGATCCGGCGAATCGCTACGCCCTCGAGCAGGCGGTGCTGGCGGCGGCCCGCCTCGAGGAGTTAACGACCGCCACACGGCTCGCCGCGGATCTCGTGGCCCGTTACCCCGAATACGTCCCGGGCCGGATCCTCGACGGAGAGATCGAGGTGCTCAAGGGCGATCTTCGGAGAGCGGTCGATGTGTTCCGCTCCGCCCTCGGGGAGCATCCGGGGGAGACCGCTCTCAGCTACCGTCTGGCGGTCGCCCTCGTTGCGTCGCGCAAGTACGCGGACGCGCTCAAGGCCGTAGAGATCGCGCTCCGCGACACGAAGGCGGCCGAGACCCCCTCGTTCCAGGTCGTTCGCGCCGTCTCGTTGGCGGGCTCAGGCGACGCGGCCGGCGCTCGGGACGCCCTGGCCAAGGCGATCGCTGCGGGGTACGACGATCGCGACCTGCTGGAAAGCGAGCCGATGCTGGCGCCGCTCAGGGCGATCCCCGGCTTCCGGGACGAGGTCGGGAAGATCAAGCCGAGAGCGCGATGAGCCGTCGAGGACGGGCTGAACCGATGAGTCGGGTCGTGAAGCGGAATTCTCATAGTTCCTTCAGGAGAGATCGCGCTCGGGTCCCCCACGCCCCCCGGGGGGGGGGCTCGCCCAGTTCCCGATCGCGCTCGTGGCGGCCGTCCGGACGCTCCTGGACGCCATCGGGACACGGCTCCCGAGCGCCGAGGTGGACATCGTGAGACGAGCCCCGGTGCTTCTGACCGCCTTCTGCATCCTGGCCTCCCTCGCCTGCACCGTGCGCCCGAAAGCCAGCGACACGGGTTACCTGGGGACCTGGTCGAGGGGGAACGACCGCAACGTGTCGATCGTCTCCATCGCGAAATCCGGTGACCGGTACTTCTTCCGGTGGAGGAAGACCTCGTACGACGGGAAGTTCAAGGTCGATTGCGACTGGTACGGGCGGTGCGAGGAGCGGCTCAACGGCGAGAAGATGGCCACCTACGAGTTCTCGCCACGGCTCGATCCGGCAACCGGCCATCTGATGATCGAGAGCACCGAGAGGCGCCTCCTGCCGGAGAAGGTCGACACCCACTACCTCGACGAGCTGGTGGTCGAGCCGGGCGGGAAGGTCCTCTGGTCGTACACGGTCGAGCGGGACGGGCAGAAGTTCACCGGATCGGCGCGGCCCATGCGATCGCTCGACAAGGTCGCCGACGGAGTGGGCGGCGTGCCTCCGGTCGCGGGGCGGTGAGATCCTCCGGGCTCGCCGCGAACGGCGACGTCCGCTTCGTCAAGGCGGCGCGGGAGGATTCCCGGGAGTCCCCGGGGACGTAGCACGCCTGACCCCGGCGCGCTTCGACCGGATCGCCCCGAGCTGGAGCAGGGCGGCCGGCTCGCCCGGCTCTCGGTCGAGGACGTGCCGGACCTCGGCCTCGGCCGCGTCGAGATTCCCCAACTTGAGCAGCACTCCCGCCAGGTTGATCCGATTCGGCGCGAAGTCGGGGGCCAGCAGGACCGCGCGCTCGAGGAGCTGCCGGGCTTCGTCGAGGCGGCCCCTCATGGCCAGCTCGACCGCGAGGTTCCCGAGGACCTTCACGCTCCGCGGCGCGGCATCGTAGGCGCGGGACCAGAGCGAGAACTCGTCGTGCCACGCGAGGTTCGCCCCCACCGTGCGAATCGATCCTCCGACCAGGAGGACCGCGGCGAGCGCGAGCGCGGACGCGCGGCCGAGCTGTCGCACGAGCGCGGGCCACGCCGCTCCCGCGAGCAGGCACAGCCCCACCGACGGCAGGTAGAGGAGACGCTCCGCCATGATCGTGCCGATGGCGAACGGGAAGTTGGAGACCGGCGCGAACGGGAGCGCCGCGAGGAGGAGGAGGAACGCCGCGGCACGCGACCGGCGCCAGGCGACGAGAAGACCGACCGCGAGCGCGGCCGCGGCGAGGAGGCCGAGGAGGAGCCAGGGATCGAGCGGCGAGCGAACCTCCGCGGTCTCCGCGAAGCCGTAGTCCGGCGACAGCACCCGGGGGAAGACGAGGACGAGAGCGTAGCGGCCGGCGGCCGCGAGCGCGGCCAAGGAGCGCGCGATCGGCGGGAGCCCTGCGGCGGGATTCTCGATCGCGGTGACCGATGCCGGGGGGAGGAGGAGTCCGCCGAGCACCGCTCGCCTGAGGACGAGATAGGCGGCGACCGGGAGGAGCAGCACGAGGAGCGTCCTCGACAGCTCGGCCCGCCGGGCGCGGAGGAAGACCGGGAGCGATTCCGACGGCCCGCGGCGCACCAGGATCTCCCACGCCGCGGCCACTCCGACGAACGTCACCGCATGCTCCTTCGAGAGCATCGCGAGGAGCGAGAGCGCGGCCGCGGCGACGAGGGCGAGGAGGCGCACGCGGCCGTCCGGCTCCCGGCCCCGCGCGAACGCGAGGAGCGCGAGGAGGAAGAACGCGGCCGCGAGCAGCTCCGCGCGCCCCGACACGTTCGCGACCGCCTCGGAGTGCGCCGGGTGGACGGCGAAGAGCAGCGCGCCGGCCAGCGCCGCGCCCGGCGGCAGCGCAAGGGCCAGGCCGGTGAGGAGGACCAGGACCGACACCGCCGCGTTGAGCGCCACGTTGTCGGCGTGGTAGAGGAGCGGCCTGAGCCCCGCCGCGGCGTGCTCCATGGCGAAGCTCAGCGTCGTGAGGGGGCGATAGAGCCCGGTCGGGACCGTCTCCCTAGGGCCGTAGTGATAGGGCGCGGCGAGGATGCGGCCGAAGGCGTGCGACGTCACCAGAGGGTTCTGCTCGACGACGGTCGAATCGTCGAGGACGAACCCGTTGGGGAGCGAGGTGGCGTAGACGGAAACCGCCACCGCGACGACGATCGCCAGGGAGAGCGTCGGACCGGGACCGCGGGGCGCCATCGGGGTGGTAGTGTACCGCCCCCACCGGCGCCGCCGGGTGGTTTCGTCCTAGAATCTCGGGGAGCGCCATGCGAGAAGCGCCGCACCACGCCGTCACCGTCGCCGGAATCGCGGGGATGGTGTTGAGCGCGGCGCTCGTCGCCGGCTGCGGCGGGAAGGCGAAGGTGACCGACACGGGGTACGCCGGCACGTGGACCCAGGGGAACGAGAGGATTCGCTCGACTCTCGCGATCGTCCGCGACGGCACCTCGTGGCGGACGCGGGTCGGCGTCCGCTCCGCCGACCGGTCGTTCGCGATCCTGTCCGGGTGGGACGGGCGCGGCGAGGAGGACCAGGACGGCGCGAAGACCTACGACCTCGTCTTCCGGACCGACACGGATGAGGCGACGGGCCACCTCAGGGTCACGTGCGAGGGATCCCCGGCCGACCCGGCGAGGAAGCCGTTCCACTACGTCGACGAGCTTCGGGTCGAGCCGGGGGGAATCAAGCTCTCCGCGTTCACGGTCGAGCGCGACGGGCAGCGGTTCGAGCCCGACGCGAGGCCGAGGCGAGAGTACGAGAAGGTGTCGGACGCGGTGGCCGAACCGCCCCCTGAGGGAGGCGGCCGTTGAGCGGCCGCGGCGATGCGCTGGGGGAACGGGGCGACCTCGAGGCCCGGCTCGGCTACCGGTTCAAGGACGGAGCGCTCCTGCTCCGCGCGCTGACCCATCGCTCCGGGGCGCACGAGGGGAAGTCCCTGCCCGGCGAGGACTGGGAGCGGCTCGAGTTCCTCGGGGACGCCTTGCTCGGCTTCTTCGTGGCCGACTGGCTCTTGAGGCACGATCCCCTCGCCGACGAGGGGGTGCTCACACGGCGGAAGCAGTCGGTGGTGCGCAGCGAGGCACTGGCGCTGGCGGCGCGTCGCATCGGCCTGGGCGAGGCGCTCAGGCTCGGGCGCGGCGAGGAGAGCACCGGAGGGCGCGAGAAGCCCTCCCTCCTGGCCGACGCGTTCGAAGGGGTGCTGGGCGCGGTCTACGTGGACGGCGGGATCCGCGCCGCGCGATCGTTCGTCGCGCGGCACCTGGCCCGGGAGCTCGAGTCCGCGAGGAAGAGCGACCGGGCCGCGGAGGACTACAAGACCCGGCTCCAGGAGAGGGTGCAGGCCCGGACGCGCCAGACGCCAAGTTACCGGGTGGTCGCGGCCCACGGGCCGGCGCATTCCCGCGAGTTCGAGGCGGAGGTGCTGCTCGACGGCGAGGTGCTGGGCGCGGGCCGCGGCGCGAGCCGGAAGCAGGCGGAGCAGGAGGCGGCGCGCGTGGCGCTCGGGGGGCCCGCGGGCGGCGGGGAGGAGGCCTGATGTCGACGATGGGAAAGGTGCCGCGGTGGATCGTCGCGGCGCTCCCGGCGCTGCTCGCGGTTTCGGCGGTCCGGGCGGCGAAGGAGCCCGCGCTCCTGGACGAGGACGCATCCGGGGCGTACGAGGTGACCGACGAGTCCAGGCTCACCATCGAGAAGGTGCAGGGGGAGATCGACATCGTCGCCGGCGTCCAGGGGAAGATCTGGTACAAGAGCGAGTACGGGGGCGAGACGAAGTCGCCCCTTC
Protein-coding regions in this window:
- a CDS encoding tetratricopeptide repeat protein, whose translation is MAPRGPGPTLSLAIVVAVAVSVYATSLPNGFVLDDSTVVEQNPLVTSHAFGRILAAPYHYGPRETVPTGLYRPLTTLSFAMEHAAAGLRPLLYHADNVALNAAVSVLVLLTGLALALPPGAALAGALLFAVHPAHSEAVANVSGRAELLAAAFFLLALLAFARGREPDGRVRLLALVAAAALSLLAMLSKEHAVTFVGVAAAWEILVRRGPSESLPVFLRARRAELSRTLLVLLLPVAAYLVLRRAVLGGLLLPPASVTAIENPAAGLPPIARSLAALAAAGRYALVLVFPRVLSPDYGFAETAEVRSPLDPWLLLGLLAAAALAVGLLVAWRRSRAAAFLLLLAALPFAPVSNFPFAIGTIMAERLLYLPSVGLCLLAGAAWPALVRQLGRASALALAAVLLVGGSIRTVGANLAWHDEFSLWSRAYDAAPRSVKVLGNLAVELAMRGRLDEARQLLERAVLLAPDFAPNRINLAGVLLKLGNLDAAEAEVRHVLDREPGEPAALLQLGAIRSKRAGVRRATSPGTPGNPPAPP
- the rnc gene encoding ribonuclease III; translation: MGERGDLEARLGYRFKDGALLLRALTHRSGAHEGKSLPGEDWERLEFLGDALLGFFVADWLLRHDPLADEGVLTRRKQSVVRSEALALAARRIGLGEALRLGRGEESTGGREKPSLLADAFEGVLGAVYVDGGIRAARSFVARHLARELESARKSDRAAEDYKTRLQERVQARTRQTPSYRVVAAHGPAHSREFEAEVLLDGEVLGAGRGASRKQAEQEAARVALGGPAGGGEEA
- a CDS encoding sulfatase-like hydrolase/transferase, encoding MRRIVLAAISFLLAIAPGCGPSPNGTGAGGAASGPPRSVVLVTVEAIRPDLLSTYGGDVPMPGLDRLAARGVVFEDAATVCPMARPSLATIMTGLAPDRSGVRDDVTDRLPADATTVASLFKATGHETAAFVTTPFASYSAGFDRGFGLFDGPDDDAVGPARYLPRASRGESAAGNFAKWISGLGKEKTLFAWVHLADMQWATGRRGAEGPDKVYRAWLPATDKAIGQIEDAIEKAGRSGGTEILVVGTHGTHLGEDGALGGSFWLDAATLRVPLVWAGPGAESLRSKGQRDERKVWLPDVAATLGALANGRLGGRAEGIDLRGEARAAPARTRFAWTWAPDDQLAWPPLTAVEERAAGWRAFDSTALSDPSPSQDGAKAAAAARPAMPRNLRLSPEMRQEVLDAGVVLGREAPMTAPAPERRNGIIEKILALRQLAAGPGPRKAAAEFEEIEKSLPDNFAALTHRIQVAVSFEQKDTAATVASRLLASYPERPESLHWAAHAWWLAKDYAKVQALLDATVSLGRVEPEVYYDLACVRALQKDPNGAMEHLREAVDAGYRNWSWIERDPDLSSVRPDPKWAEFLKAHGR
- a CDS encoding sulfatase-like hydrolase/transferase, with translation MIPRGIVVAAAAIAMAVPVLLGGCGRAPDTRGILLVTLDTTRADRIGCYGYRPASTPSLDALAGVGTRFDLAIAPAPVTLPSHASMFTGSYPPVHGVRYNGMFRLGPSSRTVAEILRDAGWATGAVPAAYPVHAGSGLERGFASYQDLFSEPGAKDLPPSTERSAEDVTRLGIEWLHARGKGRFFLWLHYYSPHFPYEPPFPFSSQFRDRPYDGEIAYADREIGKVFSALREMGLWDATLIVVAGDHGEGLYEHGEKQHADLVYQSTLHVPLIVKAPGQGTVRVVREPISLVDVAPTILDFAAASVPQGVNGISLRPALRGGSLPARSIYFESVVGSLLYGWSPLEGLLRGRWKYTRATSPELFDIAEDPGEANNRFLLDRQVADDLGAVLAADVAEWAKTSARPETTAAPLDRDALERLASLGYVGGTVTTATRGGPDPRTLVHLEGALLSIRDAMTAKEYRGALELCQGILKADPANRYALEQAVLAAARLEELTTATRLAADLVARYPEYVPGRILDGEIEVLKGDLRRAVDVFRSALGEHPGETALSYRLAVALVASRKYADALKAVEIALRDTKAAETPSFQVVRAVSLAGSGDAAGARDALAKAIAAGYDDRDLLESEPMLAPLRAIPGFRDEVGKIKPRAR